Part of the Athalia rosae chromosome 2, iyAthRosa1.1, whole genome shotgun sequence genome, TACATTAGGCTGTAAATATGTTTATTGTAAACTATAAGTATCTACCACCTCATTTGGAATATATTTTGACATTGATCTCAATTCgacagaaaaaatataccgCTGTTAAAGCAGATTGTACAAAGGCATTGGAGTTAAATCCTCGATATATCAAAGCTCTCCAACGCAGAGCTCGAGCCCTGGAACACAGCAGAGAATGGGTTTCTGTTTTGGAAGATGTCACAGCCGCATGCATTCTTgagcaattttcaaatcaaagtACGCTTATGATGGCTGATAGAGTCTTGAAGCAGCTTGGTAGGTGATTATTCATGATGAAGAATTTGTTAATTATCATTGCAGATATTATTGTTGTGTGCGATTCAACACCCACATAAATGAGTTTTTATCGATATTTCAAAATCTATTCAGTTTTGAATCCCTGTTCATAGATTTGGTTCCCCCTAATTTTCATTGCATCTTTTTTATCGCTAGACTCCGAGTATTTTAATTGTAACtgtacgtttttttattccaggTAGACAACATGCTAAAGAGCATATAGAGAACAAAAAACCAGTTATGCCTAGCAAGCACTTTATCAGGACATACTTTAGCTCTTTTAGCAATGACCCGATCCTGACAAAGCTGAAAGAATCGGAAACTATGGAGCCATCGACGTATGTTCTTTCATATTATTTAATACACGGCACAAACCCTAGCTGCCACATCGCTTCTTTACCTTTTTAGAAAGCCGAAAAATGTGTATCTTGTGTTTTCAGGGGGTACGCTAAAGCAAGACAGGCTATGAGAGAAGAGAAGTATGACGATGTAATATCGTTCTGTTCGGAGGAAATAGATCGACCAGAGTTTGTCCCGGAATCTTGCATGGAAGTATATTTGCTCCGTGCAACTTTCCACCTTTTACTGGGTCGCCATACTAACGCCATCACAGACCttcagaaaattatcgaaagtGAAAATTCCAGTAGAGAAGTTAAGACAAACGCTTTGATAAAAAGAGCAAGTATGTACATGCAACTTGAGGATCCTGACAAATGTTTCCTCGACTTCGAAAAAGCAACGGAAATTTATCCAGAGTGTGGAGACATTTATCATCACAGAGGGCAGGTAAGAATAACCTACGAATATAAAATCATTTGTTACTGAACAACGTGAACCAACCCGGAGCACTGAATTTCCATTACAGCCTAACATATTTTtagtgatttttaaaacaaaaactcGTTCTCCTTTATAATgagtaatattatttataggtAAACCTAATTTTAGAAAAGGTAAACGACGCTCTAGAGGATTTTCAGAAGGCAGTAACTCTCAATCCTGATTTCGGTATTGCTTTTGTACAAAAATGTTACACTGATTATCGATACGCAATTTTATCTAAAGATAAGGACAAAATAAACAAAGTCttgaaagattttgaaattgcgtttgaaaaattcccagatTGCGTGGAGTCTTACACACTATATGCACAGGTGAGGAGTTTTTTCGTTACATTAATGTTTCAATCCGTAAATCCTCAGTGAATTGTTGGTTGTtggtattataaaaattatgtttAAAATATTGTAGGTTTTATGTGATTCGCAAGATTTTGCAAAGGCAGATTCATATTTTGCCAAGGCTCTCCAAAGAGACCCGAATAATGCAAATGTCTATGTACACAGAGGTTTGCTACAGTTACAATGGAATGGCAATATCAACAAGGCCATCGAATACATAAACAAGGCATTGAAATTGGATAACAAATGCGAATTTGGTTATGAAACTTTGGGTACCATTGAAGTGCAGAGGTTTGaactctttctttcttttttttcttttttcatagcACTAGTTCAAACTtgtcacttttattttcaggggTAACCTCAAAGAGgcaattgaattatttgacCAAGCATTAGCACTGGGTCGCACAGAAATGGAGCTATCGCACATATTCAGCTTAAGGGATGCTGCAAAAGCACAGTTGACCGTCACAGAGCGACTGGGTCTAGACCTTTCTACGCTGTCAAGTTTACAGGGGATATCCTAAAATGCTGCGTGATTGTTGACGAAATTATTACTGTAACATAGCAGAACACATCGATAATTGACTAAACTATATCAATGAAGTTAATTATCCACTGTAATAGCATCCATAAAGATCTGGATGACTGATGCAAAAGTGATCAAATAATTCACAAGTCACTACTACTTTCAATTCCGATGAATGTATCCTGTTGAGTCAGAACGTGGTTGAAGGTTCCCTATTAATCTTATCAGCAATGTTCAGTAAGTCTTCGGACGCTAATGATTCTGTGTAAATCTCACACAACAGCCAGTAGAAACACGAAATTGCAGAATATCACTGCCTCATCAGACTGAATTTGTGCTTTTTTCATAGAATAACCAATGTATAAATTTGTACTCGTTGGCAGTaccttatttttgttttttatgaaATACACCAGTCAGACCCGTATAAATGTCCGGTGAATTGCCGTTTGGCAgccttcagaaaaaaaaaatcaatgagatCTGCCAAGGGGTATCATAGAATTCTTGCATCCACTTGGGAATACTAGCATCAGAATTATGCGACCATATTTTTTGGCAGTCTAaatcaataattaatcaattttcttATAATTTGGAAGGgcttgattaatttatttcgtgCAGAATGTAAATCGTTTCCGGAGTTCCCGGATTTTTAATAGATGTAACATTTTTGGTGCATTTTTTTATGGATTAAGTTACAGACATGTATGTAAACGTTTTTTAGTCGTATTGTGTATGAACTTGAACtgttgaatatattatattatcaatgggcggacttttttttatcgtcagtATCCTTCGcatcaatgaaatatttgcgTGACTGAACAGATTTCTAATTTCCATCAAAGAGTATGGGATTCCCATATGGAGCAAAATTAGAAATCAGTGGGCATGGAGGACGCATGTTTTTGCAAGCTTGCGGTTTACTAGAACAGTGGATTCTGTTTGGTGGGGAGTAGGGTAATTATTCGGAGACCAGTGAAAACGTGGAAACATATGAAAAGTACGTGGAGAACAAATCGCAACAAATTACATTCAGTCTTTTTCTGTCAAAGCAATCATCTGTACAGTGAAAAGTCTCTGGACAGTGGTATCTTCAGTCACCGGTGGTATAATTCTCCGAGCATTTCATGAGGACCATCGACAATTCGCATCCAAATGGTTTGAAATGTTTCAAACCAACATAGTGTGGCAAAGAAAAAGCCGACAATTTCGGTTCGGCACTTGCTCAATTTATTCGGTACACAACGTACAGCTATCTTGACTTTACCCGACATGAAAAACCTGTGACCGGAGGTGAGAACTGTGTCACATAAAATTAGAGTTTCGTTATTCACCCCTCACAATCAGACGCTGTAcaattcgtgatttttttattagttCGCAATAACCGGCCAGTCTTCTCTTTCTACtgtcgatttattttatttccttagAAATACGAATCGCCGCGAATCAACCGACGATGGAATATTGCGATACCTGTAAATTCACACGTCGCCGGGACGACATCAAAGTTCAATttcataaaacaaaaaataaataatttttttgattgggTTTCATATGCTTTACTAACgcattttgacctcagaaatccaaatctagatatccttgatttttcaaattttggagcgataaattggcgataacttgaacaattttatagatagatcgatttggcttccggattcggattcctgagctgatcatatgtgagattacccttgaaaagccaaaaaaaaattcgatttttgggccaaaagtaaagtagtttaaaaattgattgtattacacttttcttacgtattttgatctcgggaatccaaatctgaaagaaaaattgatctatctgcaaaaatgaccgagttatcgccaattttcagctttttggggtc contains:
- the LOC105692316 gene encoding mitochondrial import receptor subunit TOM70; the encoded protein is MGASSGAGSISGSTLPKWQLALAVGAPVALGLGYMYYRNSSKSASRPRGKPKGGTGKENGTAKDKQLSVDGDDPSKVVSPPQPRNETPLEKATRYKNEGNDYFKSGKYDEAILSYNKAIETCPTENSMDLATFYQNRAAAYDHLKKYTAVKADCTKALELNPRYIKALQRRARALEHSREWVSVLEDVTAACILEQFSNQSTLMMADRVLKQLGRQHAKEHIENKKPVMPSKHFIRTYFSSFSNDPILTKLKESETMEPSTGYAKARQAMREEKYDDVISFCSEEIDRPEFVPESCMEVYLLRATFHLLLGRHTNAITDLQKIIESENSSREVKTNALIKRASMYMQLEDPDKCFLDFEKATEIYPECGDIYHHRGQVNLILEKVNDALEDFQKAVTLNPDFGIAFVQKCYTDYRYAILSKDKDKINKVLKDFEIAFEKFPDCVESYTLYAQVLCDSQDFAKADSYFAKALQRDPNNANVYVHRGLLQLQWNGNINKAIEYINKALKLDNKCEFGYETLGTIEVQRGNLKEAIELFDQALALGRTEMELSHIFSLRDAAKAQLTVTERLGLDLSTLSSLQGIS